The following is a genomic window from Candidatus Cloacimonadota bacterium.
CATGATTATGGAACTGGATATACAATATATTGGTGTATATATACTTATATATAATATATACTAATTTAGTAGGTATTAGTAGTTAGTAGGTTTAATAGTATGTAACACAGTATGTTGATGTGTCTCTGAGTCCAGGATGCCAAACAACTGCCGGGCGCCGGTGTGAGACGTGCTAATTTGCTAATTTCGCTAATTTGCCCGGTAACAAATTCCGCAAATTCACAGCCCCCCGGTCTTGACCCCGGGATTTCTCCACTTTCGCCCATCCCGGACTTTTGAGTCAATCGGATCGCTCAATAGGCAAGCTATCAGATGGACAAAATCCCCCTTCCTGATCCCGGCATTTCGTCCTGATCCCGTTATCCCGGCCATAAAGCCCCTACGGGCTTGTTTAACCGGATTACCAACTCGGTTTGAAAGTGAGCCGGAAATAATGACCCTTTCTCTTAAACTTGGAGGGCGTTGAGGCTGAAATGGTGTTCAGAGGGGAAATTCCATCTCGCCGGAGAACAGCCAGGGGGGAAGCTGTTCATAGTTGAGGTCGAAATGTTCCAGCAGGTGGGCGTCGCTGCCGATGCTGAACAGCTTTCCGCCCAGGGAGCGGTAGAGCTCGATTTGCCAGAGGTCGGGCAGGAGCCGGGCGTAGGGTTTGCGCAGGCTGGAAAAGTTGATTTCCAGCGCGATGCGGCGCTCGACCATCACCTGGAATATGTCTGTGAGCAGCCCCCGGCAATGGCTCTCGTCGGGCTGCTCTTCCAGATATCGCTTGTGAACGCCCAGATGGGCCAGAACATCAATGTCGCAGCCCGTCACCAGGGCGAGGTTTTGCCGGTAATAATCCTCATGGTCGGCGGCGGTGAGCTGCCTCTTCAAGGGGATCGCCACGTTGGTGTGGTCGGAAAGGAAATGCACAGCGCCCAGCCTCAGCTCGAACTCCACTTGGGCCAGAAACTCATCTGCAAAGGGTTTGACGCGCTGGAAATCGCCAACCTCGACGCCGCAGATTATCCGGAGCGGGGCAGAGGCGAATTGTTCCTTCAGGGCGTCAACTTGTTTGATGTAGCGCGAAAAAGAGGGCAAGCCGTAGCGGGCAAGTTCCCAGGGAAAGAGGTCGAGATGTTCCGTGATGGCAATCTTATCATATTTAAGCTCAATGGCTCTATCGATAAGATCCAAAGCTTTAAGCCTGCTATCGTAACTATACTCTGTATGAATGTGATAATCTATCTTCATGTTGCCGCCAGAATGGCCGCGCCAAGGGCGCCGGTTATTTCCGGAGAGGGGGGGACGCTCACCGGGGTTTGCAGTTGTTGGGCCAGGCACCGCACCAGGTCTGAATTGAGGGCGACGCCGCCGGTGAAGGAAACAGGTGGTTCGAACGCAAGTGCGCTGATCTGGGTGAGGACGCGGCTGGCGATGGAATTGTGGACCGCGCGTGCGATATCGGCAGGAGCGGCGTTTTCGGAAATCATGCCCACGATTTCGGATTCGGCAAAGACCACGCAGGTGGAGGAGATGTCCAGCGCCCGGGTGGAAAGAGAAGCGAGGCGGGAAAGCTCGTCCAGGGTGCAATCCAGGCGCAGCGCGGTCATTTCCAGAAAGCGTCCGGTGCCGGCGGCGCATTTGTCGTTCATCACAAAATCGCGAACCTTGCCGTCCGCCGCGAGGGTTATGATTTTGGAGTCCTGCCCGCCGATGTCGATGACTGTTCTGGCCTCGGGATGGAAATGGCGCACCCCGGCGGCGTGGCAGGATATTTCAGAAAGCACCCTGCCGCGTTTCCAGAGTTTGCGGCCGTATCCGGTGCAGGCTGCCACGGCGGGAGTTTCCAAAGCGGTTTCAGCCCTTGCCTGAGCCAGCAGGTTTTCCACGGACAAAAGGGGGTTCACGTCGGTTGAAACCCATCTGGCAAAGAGGATGGAGCGTTTTTCCGCATCGTAAATGACAAGCTTGGTGTTGCGGGAACCGATGTCGAGTCCGAGGGTGATCATGTGAGGATGTGGGCCCATTGGTTGTCCGGACGCAGCCAATCCTGGGCGACGCGGTTCACGGTTTCCAGATCAACTGACCTGATGCGCCGCTCGCGGTTGAGATAAAAGCCTGGTTCATAGCCGAGGGCGCTGAGGCTGGACAACAATACGGCCTGGAGGGCGGCGCTTTCGGCTTCGAAACGGTTCATGCCGCAGAGATAGTTCTGGGCGTGCAGAAGTTCATCGGCGCCAACGCCATCGGCGCATACAGCGGCCAGAACCTCACGCATGAGGCGGAGGCAGGGTTTGCGGTCATCGGGATCGCAATAGGAATAGGTGAACCAGTATCCCAGTTCGTTGGTGCTGCTGAATTCCATCCCGGTCTGGTATGCGTAGCCGTATTTTTCACGCACCAGGTTGAAAAGGCGTGAATCCATGTCTCCGCCGATGATTTGGGCGAGTAGGTGGAAAGCGGTGGTGGAGGTTCTGTCGCTTGCCGGAGTAGCGAATCCGCCCAGATGGATGATGGCCTGGCCGGAATCCAGTTTTTGGGTCCGCAACCGCACGTGACTGGGCTGGGGCAGGGGCGCTTTGAAACCGGGAGAGGGAGGGGCAGGGCATTCGCCTTCAAAGAGCGAAGCGGCCAGGTCCAATGCCTTTCGAGGCTCAACGGAGCTAACTATGGACAGGCTGAACCGGTCCGGCCGGTAATAATCCCGATACCAGGCGCGGATGGCTTCGCGGCCGTGGGAGCGCAAATCGCTGATGGTGCCGGAATAGCGGCCGTAAGGGCTGTTGACGCCAAAGAGCAGCCGGAACCAGCGCAGCCAGGCCAGGCTGGAGGGATTCTGGTTGTCACGGCGCAGGAGATCGATGGATGTGCTCTTTAGCAGGCGGATATGGTTTTCCTCAAAGGCAGGCTGCCAGAAGATTTCAGCCAGCATGGAAAGCGCGGTGGGCAGGGCGGAGTGAAAGCATTTGCCCCGGAAAACCGTGGTGTCCGGATGCGGCTCCACGTTTAGGCTGATACCCAGTTCGCGGCAGGTCTTGAGCATCTCGGCGTAGCTGCGGGACTGAGTGGAATGCAGCATCGCCGCCGAGCAGAGGTAATTCAAGCCCCTCTGGCCAGGCTCTTCCGCCAGTTGGCAAAGGTCCGTGGAAAGCGCGAAACCGCTGATGGGGCGCTGGGGCTGCCAGCGGTAGATGAATTTGAGGCCGTTGGCAAGGGTGGCGGTGAAAACATCTTCGGAATACTGTTCCAGGCAGGCTTTCGCCCTCCCAGGGGCAGGAACGGCCGGCGCCACGGAAGTTTTGCTTTTAGCAGGGCTTTTCTTTGAGTTTTTTATTATGGGGACGGACAGGGATAAATCCGCCGCTTGGGGGGATTGATGGATGATTTGCAGACTGGAGGGCTGCCAGTATTTCCGGACGGCTTTCAGCACGTCTTCCAGACCGAGGGACAGGATTTGCCTGTCGTATTTATACAGCTCTTCGTAGCCGGAGATGAATTCCTCGGCTCCCAGCATTCCGGCGAGGTTTTCCACGCCGTCAAAGCCATAGCGCCAGGTGTTGATGATGTCCTGCTTCACCAGGGCGATTTCGCCTGGATCGACGTTCCCTTCAAGCAAAGCCCGGTATTCCTGCTGAAAGACCGACTGGATCCTGTCCACGTTGTTTTTGCCCATGGGGGAGACCACGATGGCTGAAACACCGCTCATCACTCCGCTGAGAGATGAAACCTTCACCGAAGAGGCCAGTTTGTCTTCCTCCACAAGGCGTTTGAACAGCCGCGAGGGACGGCCCACGGCCAGATAGCGCAAGGCGATCAGCAGGGAATCGCTGTCGGGATGGGTGTCACAGAGTTCGGGCAATATGTATGTGAGGAATTTCTGCTTGTGTTCGCGCCAGACCACAGGCTGGTCCGGTGTTTCTGGCTCTGAAAAGCTCCCGTCATAAGTGCGGGGAAGCGAAGCTGTGTTCTGCCAGGGGCCGAAGCATTCCCCCAAAGCCTGTTCCGCCGTGGAGCGGTCGAAATCACCCACGACCACCAGAAAGGAGTTCGCAGGCTGGTAGTATTTACGGTGAAAGGCTTTTAAATCAGCGAGGCGGGCTTTTTTCAAAGAGGCCGCTCTGCCCATCACGGGAAGGCGCAAAGGGTTGCGCTTAAAGGCGGAGGCCTGGATGAAATCGAGAAAATCAATCTCCGGATCGTTCCTGTTCTGCTCCATCTCCTCGATGATGATGTCTTTTTCCATGGCCAGGTCTTCCGCAGTGAAAGTTGGATGCATGGCCAATTCAGACAGGACTTTCAAACCTTCAGCCAAATACTCCGAGGGCAGCAGCAGATAGTAGCAGGTGCAGTCAAAATCCGTGTAGGCGTTGATGGAGCCGCCCAGGCCGTTCACGAAGCTTGTTATCTGGTTGTAGCCGAAATCTCGGGTGGATTTGAAGGCCAGGTGTTCCATGAAATGGGAATAGCCGGCTTCGCGCTCCGTCTCCCAGGCACTGCCGACCCGGATGTAGAGTTGCAGGCAGAGCACGGGGTTGGAAGCATCCGAACTCAGGATGTACTTCAGCCGATTGGGAAGAAAACCCGAAACAGCAGGCTGAAAATGAAAATCAGGCAAAATCGGCGGGACCGGTCTCAATCACGCCCCGGGCGGTAAACCATCGCGTAGGCGTTGTGGTTGTGGATGGATTCAAAACTATCCGCTTCCACGTAAAACTCAAGCACGCGGGGGTCATCTTCCAGCTTTTGGGTGACCTCGCGCACGATGTCTTCCACGAAGCGGGGCCTGGAGTAGGCGGTTTCAGTGACGAACTTTTCGTCGGGGCGCTTCAGCAGGGGATAGACCTGGCAACTGGAAGCCTCCTCGGCGATGCAAATCAACTCTTCCAGCCAAACTAAGCCAGTATAGCGCACCTTAATGGTCACCAGGGAGCGCTGGTTGTGTGCTCCGGCTTCCGAAATCTCCTTAGAGCAGGGACAGAGCGCTGTCACCGGCACCACGGCCCCGATCCAAAGCTTGTAGTCTTTCGCGAAGGAAGCGTTGAAAAAGCATTGGTAATCCATCAGGGAACTGATTCCGGAGACCGGGGCGCGCTTTTGGAGGAAATATGGGAAAACGATGTCGATGTAGGCGGCGTCGGCCTTGAGAAGGGATTTCAGCTCCAGCAGGAGTTTATCGAGCTGGCCGATGATGGCGTCGCGGTGATAGCGGTTCAGCACCTCCAGAAAGCGGGACATATGGGTGCCACGCTTGCTGTGGTGAAGGTCCACATAGATGTTGAATTCGCCAATGGTGGATTGGGTTTTGTTGTCTCGGTCATCCACCATGATGGGGTAGCGGATGCCCTTCACGCCCACCTTGTCGATGCCAATGTGACGTAGGTCTGTTTGAGACTGGAGGTCAGGGATGTTCATCCTTCGTCGTGCCACTCCAATTCTTTCATGCCAAGGCTCTTCAGGGAAACGATCTGGCCGTTGGACTGGTAAAAGATGACAGCGTTGCTTTCGGGATAGCGCTTGAGCCTTTCTATCGCTGTCTCGGGCGGCAGCAGGAAAAGAGCCGTGGAGAGACCGTCCGCCCAAGCCGCGGAAGGATGGATGACAGTCACGGAAAAGACATTCTCCACCGGATAACCTGTCTCGGGGTCCAAGATGTGGTGATAGCGGCGGTTTTCATACTCAAAAAATTGCTGGTAATCCCCGGAAGTGCTCAGGGAACCGTTTTGGATCTTGAAGTTACCAATGGTTTGCTGCTGCTGGTTCGCCCGGGGATGGCGCACACTGACGATCTGGCCAAGTGGCTGGCCGAAAAAGGTCATGCCACTGGTGCAGTCGATCTGACCGCTGATGAATTTATCATTTTCCATGAACTCACGCGCCTTGTCCAGCACATAACCCTTGGCCAGCGCGCCGAAAGTTATCTGCATGCCGCGGGGCATGATGATCCGTTTTTGGTTGAAGCGCACCCGGTTGAAACCCACTTTTTTCAAGGTTTCCTTAATCGCCAGCGAATCCGGCGGCATCAGGGGCAGCGAATCTCCCTGCACCACGGGACGGCTGAATCCCCATAGGTCGTAAAGGGGTTTTATGGTGATGTCGAAAGCGCCGTCGGTAAGCTGGTAAAGGCTGTCAGCCAGACAGAGAAGCTCGTAGGCGTCAGGATCCATCGGCACCGCTTTACCATTGGCGGAATTGACCTTCGAGACCCAACTGGCGGGGTCGTAATCGTTGAATTTGGCTTCCAGGGTGTGCATGTAGGCGAAAACAGAGTCGATTTGCGAGCCCACATTCTTGCTTTTGGATTTAGCCGAGATGGTCACCACGGTGTCCATTAAATCCTGGTCCAGCCTGGTGTCGCGGTAGGAACGGTGGAACCAGGTCCATGCCCCGTAAGCGATCACGGCCAGAAGCAGAATCAGGGAAGTGATTTCCTTTTTGGTCAAAACTGCCCCCTATTTGTATTCCCGGATTATTTCATATTCCAGCAGGAGATCCACGTAATCCCGCACAGCGAACCAGGAAAGTGGCAGTGTGATTATCAATGGCACCAAGACCAGCGCGGTGGCAACAAGGTTCATCAGCACCAGGATAAGGCCCAGAAGATAGAGCTGCCAGCGCACAACGTGGAACTTCCGGTAAGACAGCTTGGCAGCTTGCCAGGAGTTCAGGTTGAGGCGCTGCATCAGCACAGGCACGGGCAGGAACACAGCCAGGAAGTAATTTACCAGAACTATCCAGACCAGGCGCAGGATGGGATCACTACTGAACTGGGGCAGGCCAAAGCAAATCAGGTGGATGATCACGAAAAACAGGGCAGATATAAGAACCAGGACCAGATAACGGGGATACTGCCTCATTCCAGCCAGCATATCCTTGAGAGTTATTGTGTATCCCGGTTCCGCACAAGCCGGTTTGTAGGGGATCAAGAGGATGGGAAGAAAGATGGATAGGCCTGCAGATGTGATAAACAGGTTTAACAGCATACTGCCAGTTGCTTGATTCTGAGAGAGGTTAAGGCGTCCGAAGGCGTTGAGCGCGAACAGCAGGGCGAGGCAGGGAAGCACTCCGGCAAGCACCGGAAAAGCGGCGGCGGGGATGTTCAATCCTTTGAGGGGATTGTATTTGCTCCAGGTCCTTGTCAGGCTGTTCCAAGAGGAAAGATCCTGAGTTACCACCTTGGTCTGTTTGCCGCAGTTGGCGCACCAAAAGTCATGGGCGGCCAGGCGGGCGTCACAGTGTTTACAGCGCATTTTCACTCCCTAGTGTATAAGGTTAAA
Proteins encoded in this region:
- a CDS encoding histidinol-phosphatase HisJ family protein → MKIDYHIHTEYSYDSRLKALDLIDRAIELKYDKIAITEHLDLFPWELARYGLPSFSRYIKQVDALKEQFASAPLRIICGVEVGDFQRVKPFADEFLAQVEFELRLGAVHFLSDHTNVAIPLKRQLTAADHEDYYRQNLALVTGCDIDVLAHLGVHKRYLEEQPDESHCRGLLTDIFQVMVERRIALEINFSSLRKPYARLLPDLWQIELYRSLGGKLFSIGSDAHLLEHFDLNYEQLPPWLFSGEMEFPL
- a CDS encoding 2-hydroxyglutaryl-CoA dehydratase, with the translated sequence MITLGLDIGSRNTKLVIYDAEKRSILFARWVSTDVNPLLSVENLLAQARAETALETPAVAACTGYGRKLWKRGRVLSEISCHAAGVRHFHPEARTVIDIGGQDSKIITLAADGKVRDFVMNDKCAAGTGRFLEMTALRLDCTLDELSRLASLSTRALDISSTCVVFAESEIVGMISENAAPADIARAVHNSIASRVLTQISALAFEPPVSFTGGVALNSDLVRCLAQQLQTPVSVPPSPEITGALGAAILAAT
- a CDS encoding insulinase family protein: MRPVPPILPDFHFQPAVSGFLPNRLKYILSSDASNPVLCLQLYIRVGSAWETEREAGYSHFMEHLAFKSTRDFGYNQITSFVNGLGGSINAYTDFDCTCYYLLLPSEYLAEGLKVLSELAMHPTFTAEDLAMEKDIIIEEMEQNRNDPEIDFLDFIQASAFKRNPLRLPVMGRAASLKKARLADLKAFHRKYYQPANSFLVVVGDFDRSTAEQALGECFGPWQNTASLPRTYDGSFSEPETPDQPVVWREHKQKFLTYILPELCDTHPDSDSLLIALRYLAVGRPSRLFKRLVEEDKLASSVKVSSLSGVMSGVSAIVVSPMGKNNVDRIQSVFQQEYRALLEGNVDPGEIALVKQDIINTWRYGFDGVENLAGMLGAEEFISGYEELYKYDRQILSLGLEDVLKAVRKYWQPSSLQIIHQSPQAADLSLSVPIIKNSKKSPAKSKTSVAPAVPAPGRAKACLEQYSEDVFTATLANGLKFIYRWQPQRPISGFALSTDLCQLAEEPGQRGLNYLCSAAMLHSTQSRSYAEMLKTCRELGISLNVEPHPDTTVFRGKCFHSALPTALSMLAEIFWQPAFEENHIRLLKSTSIDLLRRDNQNPSSLAWLRWFRLLFGVNSPYGRYSGTISDLRSHGREAIRAWYRDYYRPDRFSLSIVSSVEPRKALDLAASLFEGECPAPPSPGFKAPLPQPSHVRLRTQKLDSGQAIIHLGGFATPASDRTSTTAFHLLAQIIGGDMDSRLFNLVREKYGYAYQTGMEFSSTNELGYWFTYSYCDPDDRKPCLRLMREVLAAVCADGVGADELLHAQNYLCGMNRFEAESAALQAVLLSSLSALGYEPGFYLNRERRIRSVDLETVNRVAQDWLRPDNQWAHILT
- a CDS encoding GTP cyclohydrolase I FolE2 yields the protein MNIPDLQSQTDLRHIGIDKVGVKGIRYPIMVDDRDNKTQSTIGEFNIYVDLHHSKRGTHMSRFLEVLNRYHRDAIIGQLDKLLLELKSLLKADAAYIDIVFPYFLQKRAPVSGISSLMDYQCFFNASFAKDYKLWIGAVVPVTALCPCSKEISEAGAHNQRSLVTIKVRYTGLVWLEELICIAEEASSCQVYPLLKRPDEKFVTETAYSRPRFVEDIVREVTQKLEDDPRVLEFYVEADSFESIHNHNAYAMVYRPGRD
- a CDS encoding FAD:protein FMN transferase; the protein is MTKKEITSLILLLAVIAYGAWTWFHRSYRDTRLDQDLMDTVVTISAKSKSKNVGSQIDSVFAYMHTLEAKFNDYDPASWVSKVNSANGKAVPMDPDAYELLCLADSLYQLTDGAFDITIKPLYDLWGFSRPVVQGDSLPLMPPDSLAIKETLKKVGFNRVRFNQKRIIMPRGMQITFGALAKGYVLDKAREFMENDKFISGQIDCTSGMTFFGQPLGQIVSVRHPRANQQQQTIGNFKIQNGSLSTSGDYQQFFEYENRRYHHILDPETGYPVENVFSVTVIHPSAAWADGLSTALFLLPPETAIERLKRYPESNAVIFYQSNGQIVSLKSLGMKELEWHDEG